A single Deltaproteobacteria bacterium RBG_16_64_85 DNA region contains:
- a CDS encoding TIGR01212 family radical SAM protein, with product MFPPIHPELRFHNYASFLRRRLGGPAARISVEAGFTCPNRDGTRGTGGCLYCNNESFTEGVLFPGLPVEEQVRRTIASHARLKAFRKLLVYFQPYTNSHAPPEELERTYRAAFCHPDVVGIVVGTRPDCLGSAVLDVLEGIARERYVSVEIGLQSISDDVLAGINRGHTVQEFMEAVPAARKRGIDVAVHLIYGLPGDTRVNFVAAAGILSDLGVQGVKLHHLHVVSGSNLESPFRRGEVRVPEYGEYVGACADFLERLCPEIAVIRLIGTAPREMLLAPLWGKGSREMSRDVAAELQRRETWQGSLRKEKT from the coding sequence CTGTTCCCCCCCATCCATCCGGAGTTGAGGTTCCACAACTACGCCTCGTTCCTCCGGCGGCGCCTGGGCGGGCCGGCGGCAAGGATCAGCGTGGAGGCGGGGTTCACCTGCCCGAACCGCGACGGCACGCGAGGGACAGGTGGCTGCCTGTACTGCAACAACGAATCCTTCACGGAGGGGGTCCTCTTCCCGGGCCTGCCGGTGGAGGAGCAGGTGCGCAGGACAATCGCATCCCATGCCAGGCTCAAGGCGTTCCGCAAGCTGCTGGTCTACTTTCAACCGTACACGAACAGCCACGCTCCGCCGGAAGAGCTCGAGCGGACGTACCGCGCGGCGTTCTGCCACCCCGACGTCGTCGGAATCGTTGTCGGGACCCGGCCGGACTGCCTCGGGAGCGCGGTCCTGGACGTGCTCGAGGGAATTGCGAGGGAACGGTACGTATCCGTCGAGATCGGCCTCCAGTCGATCTCCGACGACGTTCTCGCGGGGATCAACCGGGGGCACACCGTGCAGGAGTTCATGGAGGCTGTGCCGGCCGCGCGGAAGCGGGGGATCGACGTTGCCGTTCACCTGATTTACGGTCTTCCCGGGGACACGCGGGTGAACTTCGTGGCGGCGGCCGGCATTCTCTCCGACCTGGGAGTGCAGGGGGTGAAGCTGCACCATTTGCACGTCGTCTCGGGGAGCAACTTGGAGTCTCCGTTCCGGCGGGGCGAGGTTCGGGTGCCCGAATACGGTGAGTACGTCGGGGCCTGCGCGGACTTCCTGGAACGCCTCTGTCCCGAAATTGCCGTGATCCGCCTGATAGGGACGGCCCCCCGGGAGATGCTGCTGGCCCCCTTATGGGGGAAGGGGAGCCGGGAGATGTCGCGCGACGTGGCCGCCGAGCTTCAACGGCGGGAGACCTGGCAGGGATCGCTGCGGAAGGAAAAGACATGA